One window from the genome of bacterium encodes:
- a CDS encoding glycoside hydrolase family 172 protein: MDGFNGLGLGLGNLSRLSKAKTRSISAENPTGEPGKGAMAIEGSGARCARDLGKGWKVNPCMPVKAGETFTMADIEGPGVIQSIWIGGNISRNYILRFYWDDQEVPSVETPLGDFFGCGWGPWAQISSLPVALNPNRGQNCYWEMPFRKRCRITLENRGPDEMVTFYQINYALTEVPEDCAYFHAQFRRVNPLPYKQPYTILDGIKGQGHYVGTIMAWGVNNVGWWGEGEIKFYMDSDTEFPTICGTGVEDYFGGSYNWDVNGSYTTFTTPFLGMYQVIKPDGLYQSQQRFGLYRFHVMDPVRFEDKLKVTIQALGWRSEGRYLAMQDDIASVALWYQTLPTAPFPELPDKDYLEVI, encoded by the coding sequence ATGGACGGATTTAATGGACTTGGGTTAGGATTAGGCAATTTATCGCGGTTATCTAAAGCTAAAACACGATCGATAAGTGCAGAGAACCCTACCGGTGAACCTGGAAAAGGGGCGATGGCGATAGAAGGAAGCGGCGCTCGATGTGCTCGTGACCTTGGGAAGGGTTGGAAAGTCAATCCTTGTATGCCGGTCAAAGCCGGCGAAACTTTTACGATGGCTGATATCGAAGGTCCCGGGGTCATTCAAAGCATATGGATAGGTGGGAATATCTCACGTAATTACATTCTTCGCTTCTATTGGGACGATCAGGAAGTTCCTTCGGTTGAAACACCGCTTGGTGATTTTTTTGGTTGCGGATGGGGACCTTGGGCGCAGATATCGTCATTGCCGGTAGCGCTAAATCCTAATCGCGGTCAAAATTGCTACTGGGAAATGCCTTTCCGAAAGCGCTGCCGAATTACATTGGAGAATCGCGGCCCAGATGAAATGGTTACTTTCTACCAGATCAATTATGCTTTGACTGAGGTTCCCGAAGATTGTGCTTATTTTCATGCGCAGTTCCGCAGAGTGAATCCGCTTCCCTATAAACAGCCTTATACGATACTGGACGGCATTAAGGGGCAGGGACATTATGTCGGCACGATTATGGCCTGGGGCGTCAATAATGTCGGATGGTGGGGTGAAGGAGAGATTAAGTTCTATATGGACAGCGATACCGAGTTCCCAACCATCTGCGGCACCGGAGTTGAAGACTATTTTGGTGGTTCCTATAACTGGGACGTCAATGGTAGCTATACAACCTTTACTACTCCTTTCTTAGGGATGTATCAGGTTATTAAACCCGATGGACTTTATCAATCCCAACAGCGCTTCGGTTTATATCGCTTCCATGTGATGGATCCTGTGCGTTTTGAGGATAAGTTAAAAGTTACCATTCAAGCCCTTGGGTGGCGTAGCGAAGGGCGTTATCTTGCCATGCAAGACGACATCGCTTCCGTCGCATTATGGTATCAGACCTTACCAACCGCTCCATTTCCGGAACTGCCGGATAAAGATTATTTGGAAGTTATTTAA
- the pheA gene encoding prephenate dehydratase: protein MSEELESLRKEIDAIDESLLNLMNQRAEIAKQIGAGKPANNAPFFSPEREETIYKRLLKINKGPLEDKQVSAIFREIISAARTLEKALVVAFLGPEGTFTHMASLQRFGSSTTFLPVDTITDTFQEVERSNADYGVVPVENSTAGVVPETLDTFPQSNVRICAELYVQIAHHLASHQKSLDDVKKIYTHTQPAQQCRRWLRTYLPNAEIVEVSSTSKAAEMANDDKMAAAITNSLAAERVGIPLLVEHIEDNPHNRTRFLVIGYNEPRSVGKDKTSLMFTLRNQPGELYRALGAFQNAEVNLTMIESRPAQRSGFEYVFYADLQGHRSDGKMGVALKDLAKYVTDLTILGSYPEAE, encoded by the coding sequence ATGAGTGAGGAACTGGAATCGCTTCGGAAAGAGATTGATGCTATTGATGAATCATTACTGAATCTTATGAATCAGCGTGCAGAAATCGCAAAGCAGATTGGCGCCGGTAAACCCGCGAATAATGCGCCTTTTTTCTCTCCAGAACGTGAGGAGACAATATATAAGCGTCTTTTAAAGATCAATAAGGGACCTTTGGAAGACAAGCAGGTCTCCGCAATCTTCCGCGAAATTATTTCGGCGGCGCGAACTCTTGAGAAAGCATTGGTTGTGGCTTTTTTGGGACCTGAAGGCACTTTTACTCATATGGCGAGTTTACAGCGGTTTGGTTCTTCGACTACATTTCTTCCCGTCGATACTATTACGGATACCTTTCAGGAAGTCGAGCGTTCGAATGCCGATTATGGGGTCGTGCCGGTTGAGAATTCGACAGCGGGGGTAGTGCCGGAGACACTTGATACATTCCCGCAATCGAATGTGCGTATTTGTGCAGAGCTTTACGTGCAAATCGCGCACCATTTGGCCTCGCATCAAAAGAGTTTAGACGACGTCAAGAAGATATACACCCACACCCAGCCTGCGCAGCAGTGTCGGCGATGGCTTCGGACTTATTTGCCGAATGCGGAGATTGTCGAGGTATCATCGACATCTAAAGCTGCTGAAATGGCGAATGATGATAAAATGGCTGCAGCGATTACCAATAGCTTAGCAGCGGAGCGGGTGGGGATACCGCTTTTAGTTGAGCACATCGAAGATAATCCGCACAACCGTACGCGTTTTTTGGTGATCGGATATAATGAGCCTCGATCGGTTGGCAAGGACAAAACCTCGCTTATGTTCACTTTACGCAATCAACCAGGCGAGCTTTATCGAGCGCTTGGCGCATTTCAGAATGCTGAGGTGAATTTGACAATGATTGAAAGTCGTCCGGCTCAGCGAAGTGGGTTCGAGTATGTCTTTTATGCCGATCTGCAGGGACATCGTTCGGATGGTAAAATGGGGGTCGCATTAAAAGATCTTGCCAAGTATGTGACTGATTTAACAATATTGGGAAGCTATCCGGAAGCGGAATAG
- the rpsU gene encoding 30S ribosomal protein S21: protein MIQVQVQPNESIDSALKRFNRQLQQSGILRELKEHAHYEKPSDRKRRKARRRRR, encoded by the coding sequence TTGATCCAAGTCCAAGTTCAGCCGAACGAGTCAATCGATAGCGCTCTCAAGCGTTTCAACCGGCAATTGCAACAGAGCGGAATATTAAGAGAACTTAAAGAGCACGCGCATTACGAGAAACCAAGCGATCGTAAACGACGCAAAGCGCGCAGACGAAGACGCTAA
- a CDS encoding L-threonylcarbamoyladenylate synthase — MDYSKVVFETEINEAAEVLRRGGLVAFPTETVYGLGADASNLKALARMFAAKGRPTSHPVIVHLAEVMMLPEWASEIPSAAVRLAERFWPGPMTLILPRAQGVLDAVTGGQDTVGLRVPNHPVALGLLKAFGGGVAAPSANRFGRLSPTSAEHVRMDLGILVDMILDGGACTVGVESTILDLSREHPVLLRPGAITIEMLTEVLGEPPLTKEAFSTRAPGTLKIHYAPKTPLKVVNSEELMSFVESLLSNGKHVAVMARRPLPEANPNLHWLIAPSDAKNYAHDLYANLRFLDLLGTDRIIVEEVSTDVDWQAIQDRLQRAEGNG, encoded by the coding sequence ATGGACTATTCAAAAGTGGTATTTGAAACGGAAATTAATGAGGCTGCAGAGGTTCTGCGCCGGGGTGGATTGGTGGCGTTCCCGACTGAGACTGTTTACGGTCTCGGTGCGGATGCTAGTAACCTAAAGGCGCTTGCTCGAATGTTCGCTGCCAAAGGCCGCCCAACGAGCCATCCGGTTATCGTTCACTTAGCGGAGGTTATGATGCTTCCGGAGTGGGCAAGCGAAATCCCTTCAGCAGCCGTCCGATTGGCCGAGCGATTTTGGCCAGGCCCGATGACTCTCATTCTGCCAAGAGCGCAGGGTGTGCTTGATGCTGTAACTGGAGGTCAGGATACGGTGGGGCTTCGAGTTCCCAATCATCCGGTTGCGCTGGGCTTATTGAAGGCATTTGGGGGTGGGGTCGCTGCTCCATCAGCCAATCGTTTTGGAAGGCTTAGCCCCACATCGGCTGAGCATGTTAGGATGGATTTAGGAATTCTAGTAGATATGATTCTAGATGGCGGCGCATGCACGGTTGGGGTCGAATCGACAATATTGGATTTAAGTAGGGAACACCCGGTACTTCTTCGTCCAGGCGCCATTACGATTGAGATGCTGACGGAAGTTCTTGGAGAACCCCCCTTAACAAAAGAAGCCTTTTCGACAAGAGCACCCGGCACATTGAAAATCCATTACGCGCCAAAAACCCCATTAAAAGTGGTTAATTCCGAGGAATTGATGTCGTTCGTCGAGAGCCTATTATCAAACGGTAAGCATGTAGCTGTCATGGCGCGAAGGCCATTGCCGGAGGCAAATCCTAACTTGCATTGGCTTATTGCTCCTAGCGATGCTAAGAATTATGCTCACGATTTATACGCCAACCTTCGCTTTTTGGATTTATTAGGCACTGATCGAATTATTGTAGAAGAAGTTTCTACCGATGTAGATTGGCAAGCCATCCAAGACCGCCTCCAACGCGCTGAGGGGAATGGGTGA
- the polA gene encoding DNA polymerase I, producing MDHLSTAPKFIVIDGHSLLYRAFFGTRFLSTTDGRPTNALFGFVNMLLNLLSTERPDGIVVAFDSPAKTFRHAEFADYKAHRKETAPELQQQIPIAKDLIHALDVPDIQLAGYEADDLVGTIALKAQKEGYDVLIVTGDLDALQLVRDGITVIATIRGVTDIHRYDAPAVIERMGLRPDQVADFKALRGDPSDNIPGVPGVGEKTAVKLLLQFDTVENLIERSDEIADEKLRHKIKDNTDQIRQCLMLSTIITDVPIDFEPTQYRPSDQTLAKATAFLEDIEFRSVIRRLPTVFAELGTSKPEAAKPTTELLPVQVNINSDAKTIVKEINTAKSLAIVTLENGIALATSGLTASWISFDLFPPQAVQNAIENPNLPKIAHDVKHQWLRLYEHEIHPQGLMFDSMIAAYLLDSARSSYSIDSLVEDYLNAHLPPITDPENRAAHIAAAIHQLREPMLAKLDKEGTRKVLDEIEIPLIPILARMEQLGVKVDADYLGELSERLNLRIEEVASEIYALAKHPFNIGSPKQLGEVLFAEMGLPGGKRTKSGAFTTNAGLLQNLALLHPIAEKIIEWRELSKIKSTYADTLPKLIRADGRVHTTYNLTVASTGRLSSQDPNLQNIPIKSEIGREIRRAFVAEKGYQLLAIDYSQIELRVLAHATGDSALMQAFEAGLDIHKATAAILFGIPTEQVTNDQRRAAKTVNFAVLYGMSDYGLSQQLRIPIPEAHQIIVSYFNRFPQVKAYLDKLVKQAREVGYTTTLSGRRRYFPELHSANHLERQAAERAATNAPFQGTAADIMKRAMIHIAKYLKDKSTRVLLQVHDELLFESPDNEVRQIAPELGRIMENCFSLNVPLVVDISIGPNWRDMEKLP from the coding sequence GTGGACCATTTGTCAACCGCTCCTAAGTTCATTGTTATTGACGGCCACAGTTTATTGTACCGAGCTTTTTTTGGCACGCGATTTTTGAGTACAACCGATGGGCGGCCAACCAATGCGCTTTTCGGTTTCGTCAATATGCTCCTTAACCTGCTCTCAACCGAACGCCCAGACGGGATTGTAGTTGCCTTTGATTCTCCGGCTAAAACGTTTCGCCATGCGGAATTTGCTGACTATAAAGCCCATCGCAAAGAAACCGCCCCTGAACTTCAGCAGCAAATCCCAATTGCCAAAGATCTTATCCATGCCCTGGATGTTCCTGATATTCAACTGGCAGGCTATGAAGCAGACGATCTTGTCGGCACTATCGCCTTGAAAGCTCAAAAAGAAGGTTACGATGTGCTTATCGTAACCGGCGACCTCGATGCGCTTCAATTAGTGCGTGATGGGATAACGGTCATCGCAACCATTCGCGGAGTCACAGATATCCACCGATATGATGCACCAGCAGTAATCGAACGAATGGGGTTAAGACCGGATCAGGTTGCAGATTTCAAAGCGCTTCGCGGAGATCCTTCTGATAACATTCCAGGTGTTCCCGGCGTTGGCGAAAAAACCGCTGTCAAACTCCTCCTCCAATTCGATACTGTCGAAAACCTGATTGAACGCTCGGATGAGATTGCAGATGAAAAGCTTCGTCACAAAATCAAAGACAATACCGATCAGATCAGACAGTGCCTTATGCTATCAACGATCATTACTGACGTACCAATTGACTTCGAACCTACGCAATATCGGCCATCGGATCAGACTTTAGCAAAAGCAACAGCCTTCCTCGAGGATATTGAATTCCGATCTGTTATCCGCCGCTTACCGACCGTATTTGCTGAATTAGGCACGTCAAAGCCTGAAGCTGCAAAACCGACCACTGAACTTTTACCCGTGCAGGTAAACATTAACAGTGATGCCAAGACAATCGTCAAGGAAATTAATACTGCCAAATCGCTTGCCATCGTAACGCTCGAAAATGGGATAGCGCTGGCAACTTCAGGACTTACAGCTTCCTGGATATCGTTCGATCTCTTCCCTCCTCAAGCTGTCCAAAATGCGATTGAAAACCCGAATTTACCGAAAATTGCCCATGATGTAAAACATCAGTGGCTACGGCTATATGAACATGAGATACATCCACAAGGGCTTATGTTCGATTCGATGATTGCGGCTTATTTGCTGGACTCCGCTCGATCTAGTTATTCGATAGACAGCCTTGTTGAAGATTATCTCAATGCCCACTTGCCGCCGATCACTGATCCTGAAAATCGCGCAGCGCATATCGCCGCCGCTATCCATCAATTACGCGAACCCATGCTCGCTAAACTCGATAAAGAAGGGACGAGGAAAGTCTTGGATGAGATTGAAATCCCGCTCATCCCTATTCTCGCTCGAATGGAACAGCTAGGGGTTAAAGTGGATGCCGATTATCTTGGCGAATTATCGGAACGATTGAACCTGCGCATCGAAGAAGTTGCATCTGAAATCTATGCATTGGCCAAGCATCCATTCAATATCGGTTCGCCAAAACAATTGGGGGAAGTTCTCTTTGCCGAGATGGGCCTTCCGGGCGGCAAACGAACTAAGTCAGGAGCATTTACAACCAACGCTGGTCTCCTTCAAAACCTCGCATTGCTTCACCCGATTGCTGAGAAGATAATCGAATGGCGCGAGCTATCGAAGATCAAGAGCACTTATGCGGATACTTTGCCTAAACTTATTCGTGCAGATGGCCGAGTTCACACCACCTACAACCTAACAGTAGCAAGCACCGGCCGCCTATCCAGCCAGGATCCGAACCTGCAGAATATTCCCATTAAGAGCGAAATCGGCCGCGAAATCCGACGCGCTTTTGTGGCTGAGAAGGGATATCAACTGCTTGCGATCGACTACTCCCAGATTGAATTAAGAGTTCTCGCCCACGCAACGGGTGATAGCGCGCTGATGCAAGCTTTTGAAGCCGGCCTGGACATCCATAAAGCCACTGCCGCCATTCTTTTTGGTATTCCCACCGAACAAGTCACCAACGATCAACGACGCGCAGCCAAAACCGTTAACTTTGCCGTTTTATACGGCATGAGCGATTACGGCTTATCACAGCAGCTTCGAATTCCTATACCGGAAGCGCATCAGATTATCGTCTCCTACTTCAATCGCTTCCCTCAAGTTAAAGCCTATTTGGACAAATTGGTAAAGCAAGCGCGAGAAGTCGGCTATACGACCACCTTATCAGGACGAAGAAGATATTTCCCTGAATTACACTCGGCAAACCACCTCGAACGTCAAGCTGCCGAACGAGCCGCCACTAATGCGCCTTTCCAAGGTACCGCCGCCGATATCATGAAGCGGGCAATGATCCATATCGCCAAATACCTCAAAGACAAGAGCACGCGCGTCCTCCTACAGGTGCATGACGAACTCCTATTCGAAAGCCCCGATAACGAAGTCCGCCAAATTGCCCCCGAACTAGGACGCATCATGGAAAACTGCTTCTCACTAAATGTCCCCTTAGTTGTCGATATTTCCATCGGCCCCAATTGGAGGGACATGGAAAAGTTACCGTAA
- the purE gene encoding 5-(carboxyamino)imidazole ribonucleotide mutase, with amino-acid sequence MDKFLVGIVMGSDSDWDVMQHAARQLKEFGVAFEAKVLSAHRTPDAALAYAETARERGLACIIAGAGGAAHLAGVMAAKTTLPVLGVPMPSKYLKGMDSLLSIVQMPKGIPVATFAIGEGGAANAALFAIAILAVNDQALMEKLAAFRKSQEQAVLSKSLPEVK; translated from the coding sequence ATGGATAAATTTTTGGTTGGGATAGTTATGGGGAGTGATAGTGATTGGGATGTGATGCAGCATGCGGCACGGCAGTTGAAAGAGTTTGGCGTCGCTTTTGAAGCCAAAGTGCTGTCGGCGCATCGGACGCCGGATGCGGCTTTGGCTTATGCCGAGACGGCGCGTGAGAGGGGATTGGCTTGCATCATCGCAGGAGCTGGCGGGGCGGCTCATCTGGCGGGGGTTATGGCTGCCAAGACAACTCTGCCGGTGCTTGGTGTTCCAATGCCCTCGAAATATCTTAAAGGCATGGATTCCTTGCTTTCAATCGTGCAGATGCCAAAAGGGATACCTGTGGCGACCTTTGCGATTGGGGAAGGGGGAGCGGCTAACGCGGCGCTCTTTGCAATTGCTATTTTGGCCGTCAATGACCAGGCGTTGATGGAGAAGTTGGCGGCTTTTCGTAAGTCCCAAGAGCAAGCGGTACTTAGCAAATCCTTGCCTGAAGTGAAGTAA